In Bacillus sp. 2205SS5-2, the genomic stretch AAAAAGCTGGAGAAACTAGATCGAATCGATAAGCCGTTATTTGAAAAACGGAATATGCGGCTTGATTTCAAAGCGGAACAGCGGTCGGGGAATGAAACCATCAAAGCCATCGGATTATCAAAAAGCTATCAAGATCAGGTGATTTTTCACGACTCTGATTTACTGATTCATTTTGGTGAACGAGTAGGAATGATCGGTCCAAATGGCAGCGGGAAAACGACCTTCCTGAAAATGCTGCTTGGAGAAGAGCAGCCTGACTATGGAGTAGTGGAAATAGGCGCAAATGTCATTCCCGCGTATTTGCCTCAGAAGATTGTGTTTCACGATGAAGAGCTGACAGTACTTGAATGCTTCAGGGAGGATATCTCAATCCTAGAAGGGAAAGCGAGGGAATACCTTGCTAAATATATGTTTTACAAAAATAGTGTCTTCAAGAAAGTAAAGCATTTGTCAGGGGGAGAAAGGATCAGACTAAAGCTAGCCATGCTATTATTCCAGGACATCAACTTACTCATTCTGGATGAGCCGACTAACCATTTAGATATCGATTCCACCGAAACCCTTGAAGAAGCACTTGAAGACTTTAAAGGAACCATCTTTTTGATTTCCCATGATCGTTATTTTATCAACAAAATCGGGGAAAGAGTGGTGGCGGTCGAGGATTGTCGCTTCAAAAGCTATCCCGGCAGTTACGATGAGTATAAACATGCAATTGAGAATGCGAAAAACCTGCCGGAGATAAAAAAGACTATGGTGCAGGAGATGAATAGAAGGGGAAAATCAGAAAATCCCAAGAAAGATGAGGCCAAAGTGCTGGAGAGGATTGAAGCACTCGAAAAGAAAATCAGAGAGTTTGATGCCTCGATGACAGCAGCAGAATTGGAATATGAAGAGTTGAATCAGTTGTTTGGCGAAAAGGAAGATCTCGTAAAAGAGCTGGATTCGATGATGGAGTTATGGATGGGGTTTTCTTAATAATGAAAGGGGACGGATGCTGGTTAATCCGTCCCCTTGCTTTATTTTGACTCTTTTCATATACATTGTTGCTATTCAGTTTAATTTCAGTTGGAATCCTCCATTTTGTTGGTGATTCACATTAAAAATAAACGAAAAGATGCCCAGAAAAGCATTTCACCATTTATAGACTGGTATGAAAAGCAACAAACTTCTACGGAATTTCCCTTATTCACCATTTGGGTAATCGCAATATTCAATGAGGGTACCTTCCGTATCAGCAGGATTTAAATAAATCAGTCTTCTGCCATGTTTGTTTATCCGGAGGCTATCCGGTAAAGTGCGTATTCCTTGTTGTTCCAGTTCTATTAAAGCAAGATCTAAGTCATCTACCCGATACGCGATATGATGTACACCTTTTCCTTTTTGCTTGATAAATCGAGCGATGGGGGAAGTGTCATTATTGGTGGGGGCCAATAGTTCAGTTCTGGCTTCATTCACCTCCATGATCGCAATTTCGCTTTCGACGCCCTTGGCATCACTTCTGTACCGATCAATCAGTTTCGCACCAAGTACATTTTCATAAAAGTGAATGGCATCTTCAAGGCTTCGAACAGCCACGCCGATATGGTCGATTGTCTTTTTCATGATTATTCTCCTTAGTGGCTTGGTATGTGTATCTTATCATATTTTATCTATATAATTTGACCTGAAGATTTTCTTTTTGATTTAGCTTTACTAACTTGTGCTGTTGGTTTCTGCGGGATGAGAGGTAAGCTTCCTCAAGGATAGGTCCGTTAAGTTTGAGCAAAAGGTTGTTTTTCACATAAAATGTAGCTTTCGGATTGGAATAAAACCCTTGACTTGTATGACTTCATGCTTTTTTAAAAATGAGAAATGTTTCATTTATACAAAAAATAGGAATTTAAACGAAAAACCTTATTGCCTTTTTTGTGCCAGTAGCAACAAAATATACGAACATAGCCTAACAAAACCATGGATTTAGAAGAATGTTCATCTATCTCTCGTTGAAGGCATGTACGCCTTCAAACCATGCATAGCCATCTGCATGGAAAGACGTTCAACCAAAGGATTACCACTTTCAATCCATCTACCGCAGTACATTTTCATGCATTCAAAAAAGCAACGGTGTTTATCCGACTGGAAACCTTATGCTGAATGAACTTGGAAAATCCCTGGAATTAACTGTTCTGAATGTATTCTATAGTTCAATTTATAAAGCTAAAAATGCATGAATTTACACTTAATCATCAAGAAAAGAAAGAGGACACTTTGATCAACTATTTTCAAAATGCCTTCTTTCTATTCTTGATAATAGTAGTTTTTATATCATCCATTATTCCAAACCAACAGCTGATCATTCATAAAGACTGCATGAATAATTCACTTTTCAAAAGTCAATTCAATCGAAAAATGCAATCGTCTTTTCAATTCCTGTCGCTAAACTAACTTTTGGCTCCCAATGTAGCGCTTGTTTGGCTTTATCGTGGTTCAGTTGACTATGGAAGATATCGCCGTCTCTCATTGGTTCGAACGCAGGTGTTAGACTAGAGTGGAGTAGCTGTGTGATTAGTGTGTGGAGTTGAAGGATAGAGGTAGCTGAGGTGGTGCCAATATTTAAGATTTCATTCTCTCCGTGGTGGAGGGCGAGTAGGTTGGCATTTGCAATATCTTCGACAAAAACAAAATCTCTTGTTTGGAGCCCATCTCCGTAAATAGTGGGTGATTTTCCTTCAAGGATGTTGTTGATGAAGATGCTAATCACACCACCTTCTCCGTCTGATTTTTGGCGAGGACCATAGACATTGGCATAGCGCAAAATAGTGTATGGCAGCTTATAGAGCTTTTCAAATAGCTGAATATACGATTCCGATACTAATTTTGACGTTCCGTAGAAGGAAATCGGCTGGGTTAAGGTCTTTTCATGAATGGGATTGTCGCTCGTTTCTCCATAGACTGCGCTAGAAGAGGAGAAGATGATTTTTTTGACATCATACTTGATGCAATAGCTTAGTAGCTTGATTGTTCCAAGTACATTGATTGCCGCATCTTCTGTTGGATCAGCAATAGATTTAGTGATACTAATTTGAGCCGCCATATGGATCACAATTTCTGGTTGTTCTTTTTTAAAAACTTTCTCCACTTTATTTGATAATAAATCGGT encodes the following:
- the mce gene encoding methylmalonyl-CoA epimerase; translation: MKKTIDHIGVAVRSLEDAIHFYENVLGAKLIDRYRSDAKGVESEIAIMEVNEARTELLAPTNNDTSPIARFIKQKGKGVHHIAYRVDDLDLALIELEQQGIRTLPDSLRINKHGRRLIYLNPADTEGTLIEYCDYPNGE
- a CDS encoding NAD-dependent epimerase/dehydratase family protein, translated to MKILVTGGAGFIGSHVVEALLKEGHTPVVLDDLSNSKLVNLPHHVTVYRTDLLSNKVEKVFKKEQPEIVIHMAAQISITKSIADPTEDAAINVLGTIKLLSYCIKYDVKKIIFSSSSAVYGETSDNPIHEKTLTQPISFYGTSKLVSESYIQLFEKLYKLPYTILRYANVYGPRQKSDGEGGVISIFINNILEGKSPTIYGDGLQTRDFVFVEDIANANLLALHHGENEILNIGTTSATSILQLHTLITQLLHSSLTPAFEPMRDGDIFHSQLNHDKAKQALHWEPKVSLATGIEKTIAFFD